A genomic region of Alnus glutinosa chromosome 11, dhAlnGlut1.1, whole genome shotgun sequence contains the following coding sequences:
- the LOC133880979 gene encoding anthocyanidin 3-O-glucosyltransferase 7-like — protein sequence MQAITKSSEEKHVVLMAFPFGSHPFSSLSLLRKLASASSPNILFSFLNTANSNHSILSKTKANDIPHNIKFHDVADGVPEGHVLTGNPIEPLNLFLKAMPENLKKGIDMAVAKTGKRITCLLSDAFLTCAAGIAEDMNVPWIPIWSPLPCSLSAHVYTNLIRERCGKGSGKLDFIPGLSAMHIADLPKEVLIPAGEEESLLSLTLSQMGSVLPRATAIVMGSFEELNPSPLNHDLKSKFKNVLYVGFLSISVPAPPLPPSTSDLTGCLSWLDGQKSRSVAYVGFGTVASLPQDELTAIAEALQNSGTPFLWSLSDKSKEMLPKGFLEKTRMHGKVVPWTPQSQVLAHASVGVYVTHCGANSVYESIVNGVPLICRPFLGDNHMTGRVIEEEWRIGVKVEGGVITKSWLVKSLELVLGDEQGKAMREKAEALKKVVLEAAGHATQEFNSLVELISKS from the coding sequence ATGCAAGCGATCACCAAAAGCTCTGAGGAGAAGCATGTGGTCCTCATGGCATTCCCAttcggcagccaccccttcagTAGCCTAAGCCTGCTGCGTAAATTAGCAAGCGCTTCATCCCCAAAcattcttttttcattcttaaaCACAGCAAACTCCAACCACTCAATCCTCTCAAAAACAAAAGCTAACGACATTCCACATAACATAAAGTTCCACGATGTCGCAGACGGAGTGCCTGAGGGTCACGTGCTTACAGGAAACCCAATAGAGCCACTAAACCTTTTCCTCAAGGCCATGCCGGAGAATCTCAAAAAGGGAATAGACATGGCAGTGGCAAAGACTGGTAAGAGAATCACCTGCTTGCTCTCCGATGCATTCTTAACTTGTGCCGCTGGGATTGCCGAGGATATGAATGTTCCATGGATCCCTATTTGGTCACCTTTGCCGTGCTCTCTCTCCGCTCACGTTTATACTAACCTCATTCGCGAGCGTTGTGGCAAAGGTAGTGGGAAACTGGATTTTATTCCAGGGTTGTCGGCCATGCATATTGCCGACTTGCCGAAGGAGGTGCTGATTCCGGCGGGCGAAGAAGAGTCGCTTCTCTCACTCACGTTAAGTCAAATGGGATCGGTTCTGCCACGAGCTACTGCTATCGTTATGGGTTCTTTCGAAGAACTAAACCCTTCCCCTCTCAACCATGATCTTAAATCAAAGTTTAAGAATGTTCTTTATGTCGGCTTTCTCTCCATATCAGTGCCAGCACCGCCTTTACCACCTTCGACATCGGATCTGACTGGCTGCCTGTCGTGGTTGGACGGGCAAAAATCAAGGTCAGTTGCGTACGTTGGATTTGGAACTGTGGCTTCGCTGCCGCAGGATGAGCTAACAGCAATAGCCGAGGCACTCCAAAATAGCGGAACTCCGTTTCTTTGGTCTCTCAGTGATAAATCAAAGGAAATGTTGCCGAAAGGGTTTCTTGAGAAGACTAGGATGCATGGGAAAGTAGTACCGTGGACACCCCAGAGCCAAGTGTTGGCGCATGCTTCTGTAGGCGTGTATGTGACGCACTGTGGAGCAAACTCTGTTTACGAGAGTATTGTGAATGGGGTGCCACTCATCTGTAGGCCCTTCTTGGGCGATAACCACATGACAGGACGGGTGATAGAAGAAGAATGGAGGATTGGTGTCAAAGTTGAGGGTGGCGTAATTACGAAGAGTTGGTTGGTGAAGAGCTTGGAACTCGTTTTGGGAGATGAACAAGGTAAGGCGATGAGGGAGAAGGCCGAAGCCCTGAAAAAGGTTGTGTTAGAAGCTGCTGGCCATGCAACACAAGAGTTCAATAGTTTGGTGGAGCTAATATCTAAGTCTTAA